A single Watersipora subatra chromosome 7, tzWatSuba1.1, whole genome shotgun sequence DNA region contains:
- the LOC137400082 gene encoding uncharacterized protein C7orf50 homolog: MSLQNWDLDEENLPETENSKITPLKKKKKHTNPKEESIAQESVSASITEKENAGDSTVKKKKRKLKEKTESMNGSVTEKKNAVDACGKKKKRDIELSPGKGTATQKSHKKKINPTTEDTLIGNSIKIGKKFRKSTEAKFSVSSDPTEESVVASEVNKDVSTTDEQDSEKPKKPKLSALKRKSLKHKERKRKEKLNRLRSTMPREKFEEYLSSGTSGENPQVAALNYLKLWKDFRSTWKFSKVRQTWLLRHWSNTEILDDERFAVLLEYMSALKGQARETTSKEASELLEKHKDASEANSKVVIRRATQILQMLD, from the exons ATGTCTCTACAGAACTGGGATTTAGATGAGGAGAACCTTCCGGAAACGGAAAACTCAAAGATTACACCCTTGAAAAAAAAGAAGAAGCATACCAATCCTAAAGAAGAATCTATTGCGCAAG AGTCAGTGAGTGCTTCTATAACAGAGAAAGAGAACGCGGGAGATTCTACTGTGAAGAAAAAGAAACGGAAACTAAAAGAAAAAA CTGAGTCGATGAATGGTTCTGTGACAGAGAAAAAGAATGCAGTAGACGCTTGCGGGAAAAAAAAGAAACGAGATATTGAAC TTAGTCCTGGAAAAGGTACTGCAACACAAAAATCTcacaaaaagaaaataaaccCAACTACAGAAGACACTCTGATTGGTAATTCAATTAAAATTG gCAAAAAGTTTCGTAAATCCACAGAGGCAAAGTTTAGTGTATCCTCAGATCCTACTGAAGAATCTGTTGTTGCTTCGGAAGTGAATAAAGACGTGTCCACAACTGACGAGCAAGACAGCGAGAAACCGAAAAAA CCCAAGTTATCAGCATTGAAAAGAAAAAGCCTCAAGCATAAAGAGAGGAAAAGGAAAGAGAAGCTAAATAGACTGAGATCTACGATGCCCCGAGAAAAGTTTGAAGAGTATTTAAGTTCTGGAACATCCGGCGAAAATCCCCAAGTTGCTGCCCTAAATTATCTCAAACTTTGGAAAGATTTCCGATCAACGTGGAAGTTTAGTAAA GTAAGGCAAACATGGCTGCTGCGACACTGGTCCAACACAGAAATCTTGGATGATGAACGCTTTGCAGTTCTTCTGGAATATATGTCCGCCTTGAAAG GCCAGGCCAGAGAGACCACTAGCAAAGAGGCTTCAGAACTCTTAGAGAAACATAAAGATGCATCAGAAGCAAATAGCAAAGTTGTAATACGACGGGCAACACAAATTCTTCAGATGTTAGACTGA